Proteins co-encoded in one Acidobacteriota bacterium genomic window:
- a CDS encoding TonB-dependent receptor, with amino-acid sequence MSDSSGFKRLLTVVAAALLAISTALPASAQNAAVGNITGTVTDATGAAIPGATVTVLNNDTGATRSVTAGANGDFTAPFLQPGHYELIFSGAGFGKVDRKNLVLTVGQTLAVDATLPNASASSEITVTDASPLIDTEKTEVSQTVDSQLVANLPVNGRRWDNFVLLTPNVVPDGNTGLVSYRGISGLYNTNLVDGTNNQQAFFSEARGRSLGAPYVFSADSIKEFQSSASGYSAEFGQAAGGQINAITKSGTNAIHGDLFYTLRYPSLNALDPFAKFTGRNNNQPFLLQPTVHQQQQFGGSVGGPIIKDKLFYFFTYDGFRKVNPILFTSSVPSATILSYATTSPSATCPAGVTYQQCLAAAQYIVNSLTAFPRDTKQDIFFPRLDYQLNEKNHLSASFNWQNFKLPNGYRTDNTRNNDSNTSNGRNDFHERFLVANWESVVTANSANALHFQWSRDLETSGSNAPGPATSISGLFSYGGNLALPRPAFPDEHRWQVADVYSITRGKHSMKAGVDLNFIHEYIANLFQGNGNYTYSGAPSAAFGNWVQDVYGLNGARHYQNYTQVADQLSKVPGSDDFWNKDLSAFAEDSWKIVPTLTVTAGVRYDTQLVPQPPRPYTTSANGQPSPLGRLYTSTININYKMFQPRLGFSWSPMSGTVVRGGYGMFYGLTSNSTFYALRVENGVFQQQYNFSNPTAAGAPAAPNVLFTPPGPALAAPFAGAATPQTVGLGNATLPTISFRGLSPSFSNPFTHSMDLSVEQELPLHSSLSLGYVGTRGMRLPYFIDVNQPAPSRTQTYDVYNTAGVLTQQVTVPFSPATSARLSPGDGSLLAGFSGLNSWYHSLAVTVRKPMGHGVQLLLNYTWAKAMDNSQVSGVNGTFNGTNIILDPTNLKNNYPSNINMTREYSRSDLDMRSRFVGSLVATSNFTVPAYARHVVNGWTLSGTYTAQSGIPLTAFMSNNPSSSGAAYSGLDGTATGLGVNLNNAPGGAFGRAPFLGRNAYVYGGVRNLDARLSRDFPIHESIKFQILMEAFNAVNKRQVLGVSNLAYSFAAPLTTGGNARIVPYTATAFGTPTQTTGVLYGPRQLQFAAKLFF; translated from the coding sequence ATGAGCGATTCCTCAGGTTTTAAACGCCTACTGACAGTGGTTGCAGCGGCCCTTCTGGCCATCTCGACTGCCTTGCCCGCTTCCGCGCAGAATGCCGCCGTGGGCAACATTACAGGAACCGTTACCGATGCCACGGGCGCGGCCATCCCAGGTGCAACTGTCACTGTACTCAACAACGACACCGGGGCGACACGTTCCGTGACCGCAGGAGCAAATGGAGATTTTACCGCCCCGTTTCTGCAGCCCGGCCACTATGAACTCATCTTTTCAGGCGCCGGCTTCGGCAAGGTCGACCGTAAGAACCTTGTCCTGACCGTCGGCCAGACGCTCGCCGTCGATGCCACTCTCCCAAATGCTTCGGCGTCGTCGGAGATCACAGTGACCGATGCTTCTCCGCTGATCGACACCGAGAAGACCGAGGTATCGCAGACGGTCGATTCGCAACTGGTCGCCAATTTGCCCGTAAACGGCCGCCGCTGGGACAACTTCGTGCTGCTCACTCCCAACGTGGTTCCCGACGGCAATACGGGCCTGGTCTCGTATCGTGGAATCTCCGGCCTCTACAACACCAACCTCGTTGACGGCACCAATAACCAGCAGGCCTTCTTCTCCGAGGCGCGAGGCCGCTCGCTGGGCGCGCCCTATGTCTTTTCGGCTGACTCGATCAAGGAGTTCCAGTCCTCCGCCTCCGGCTACTCAGCCGAGTTTGGCCAGGCCGCCGGCGGTCAGATCAACGCCATCACCAAGTCCGGCACCAACGCCATCCACGGCGACCTGTTCTACACGCTGCGTTACCCTTCGCTCAACGCGCTCGATCCCTTCGCCAAGTTCACCGGACGCAACAACAATCAGCCGTTCCTTTTGCAGCCGACGGTGCATCAGCAGCAGCAGTTCGGCGGCTCTGTCGGCGGCCCCATCATCAAGGACAAACTCTTCTACTTCTTCACCTACGACGGTTTCCGCAAGGTGAACCCCATCCTCTTCACGTCGTCCGTCCCCAGCGCAACCATCCTTAGCTACGCCACCACGTCGCCCAGTGCTACGTGTCCGGCTGGCGTTACGTATCAGCAGTGCCTGGCTGCGGCGCAGTACATCGTCAACAGTCTGACTGCATTTCCTCGCGATACGAAGCAGGACATCTTCTTCCCCCGCCTCGACTATCAGCTCAACGAGAAGAACCATCTCTCCGCCAGCTTCAACTGGCAGAACTTCAAGCTGCCGAACGGCTACCGCACCGACAACACACGCAACAACGACTCCAACACCTCGAACGGCCGTAACGACTTCCACGAGCGCTTCCTGGTAGCCAACTGGGAGTCCGTCGTCACTGCGAATTCGGCGAACGCTCTGCACTTCCAGTGGTCGCGCGATCTTGAAACCAGCGGCTCGAACGCACCCGGGCCCGCGACCTCCATCTCCGGTCTCTTCTCTTACGGCGGCAACCTCGCCCTTCCTCGCCCCGCCTTTCCCGACGAACATCGCTGGCAGGTGGCCGATGTCTATTCCATCACCAGGGGCAAGCACTCCATGAAGGCTGGCGTGGACCTCAACTTCATCCACGAATACATCGCCAACCTCTTTCAGGGCAACGGAAACTATACCTACTCCGGAGCTCCCTCGGCGGCGTTCGGCAACTGGGTCCAGGACGTCTACGGCCTGAACGGCGCGCGCCACTATCAGAATTACACGCAGGTCGCCGATCAGCTGAGCAAGGTCCCCGGTTCGGACGATTTCTGGAACAAGGACCTCTCTGCCTTTGCTGAAGACAGCTGGAAGATCGTCCCCACTCTCACCGTGACTGCCGGCGTCCGGTATGACACGCAGCTTGTGCCGCAGCCTCCGCGTCCGTATACGACCAGCGCTAATGGACAGCCGAGCCCTCTTGGCCGCCTCTATACCAGCACCATCAATATCAACTACAAGATGTTCCAGCCACGCCTGGGCTTCTCCTGGTCGCCGATGTCCGGGACCGTTGTGCGTGGTGGATACGGCATGTTCTACGGCCTGACCTCGAACTCCACCTTCTACGCGCTGCGCGTCGAGAACGGCGTCTTCCAGCAGCAGTACAACTTCTCCAACCCAACTGCCGCTGGCGCTCCCGCCGCTCCGAACGTCCTCTTCACGCCTCCCGGGCCGGCGCTCGCTGCGCCCTTCGCGGGAGCTGCCACACCGCAGACCGTTGGTCTTGGAAATGCGACGTTGCCCACGATATCCTTCCGTGGTCTCAGCCCATCGTTCTCCAACCCCTTCACGCACTCCATGGACCTCAGTGTCGAGCAGGAGCTTCCGCTCCACTCTTCGCTCTCGCTCGGCTATGTGGGCACGCGCGGTATGCGTCTGCCGTACTTCATCGATGTCAACCAGCCCGCACCTTCCAGAACGCAGACCTACGATGTCTACAACACGGCCGGCGTTCTGACGCAGCAGGTGACTGTACCTTTCTCCCCTGCGACCTCAGCTCGTCTATCACCCGGCGACGGCAGCCTTCTTGCGGGATTCAGCGGCCTCAACTCGTGGTATCACTCGCTCGCCGTCACCGTGCGCAAGCCCATGGGCCACGGCGTACAGCTTCTCCTCAACTACACCTGGGCCAAGGCGATGGATAACAGCCAGGTCTCCGGCGTCAACGGAACCTTCAACGGCACGAATATCATCCTCGATCCCACTAACCTCAAGAACAACTATCCCAGCAACATCAATATGACCCGCGAGTATTCAAGGTCTGATCTCGACATGCGCTCGCGCTTCGTCGGAAGCCTGGTCGCCACGTCGAACTTCACCGTGCCCGCGTACGCGCGCCACGTTGTCAACGGCTGGACGCTCTCCGGCACATACACCGCGCAGTCTGGCATTCCGCTGACTGCGTTCATGTCGAACAACCCGTCGTCCTCGGGCGCAGCATACTCCGGCCTTGACGGCACAGCGACCGGCCTCGGCGTCAACCTGAACAACGCGCCTGGCGGAGCTTTCGGACGCGCTCCGTTCCTTGGCCGCAATGCGTATGTCTACGGTGGCGTGCGCAACCTCGACGCTCGTCTCTCGCGCGACTTCCCCATCCACGAATCGATTAAGTTCCAGATTCTGATGGAGGCCTTCAACGCGGTCAACAAGCGCCAGGTGCTCGGCGTCTCCAACCTGGCCTACTCCTTCGCCGCGCCACTTACAACCGGCGGCAACGCTCGCATCGTTCCCTATACCGCGACCGCGTTTGGCACTCCAACGCAGACGACGGGCGTTCTTTACGGCCCCCGCCAACTGCAATTTGCGGCCAAGCTGTTCTTCTAA
- a CDS encoding DUF2911 domain-containing protein encodes MLFRPVASFACTMLLAASGLAQGAKPVPSPPESANVQLKSGSITVKYGAPSMRGRKIVGELVPYGKVWRTGANEATSLETNVALKIGGTSVPAGTYTFFTLPGESQWLLIVNKQTGEWGLDYHQDHDLARIPMKSAKLASPQEKMSISFENTSGNSTELHVKWENTDVSVPITAQ; translated from the coding sequence ATGCTTTTCCGCCCCGTCGCTTCGTTTGCCTGTACCATGCTCCTCGCCGCCTCTGGATTGGCGCAGGGTGCCAAGCCCGTCCCCAGCCCGCCCGAGTCGGCCAATGTCCAGCTCAAGAGCGGGTCGATCACCGTCAAATACGGTGCCCCGTCGATGCGCGGCCGCAAGATCGTGGGAGAGCTCGTTCCCTACGGCAAGGTCTGGCGCACAGGCGCGAATGAGGCCACAAGCCTTGAAACCAACGTGGCGCTTAAGATCGGCGGCACCAGCGTTCCGGCTGGGACCTACACGTTTTTTACTCTGCCCGGTGAAAGCCAGTGGCTGCTGATCGTCAACAAGCAGACCGGCGAGTGGGGCCTCGACTACCACCAGGACCACGACCTCGCCCGCATTCCCATGAAGTCCGCAAAGCTCGCCTCGCCGCAGGAGAAGATGTCGATTTCGTTTGAGAACACCAGCGGCAACTCTACTGAGCTTCACGTTAAGTGGGAGAACACCGACGTCTCCGTGCCCATCACCGCGCAATAG